Proteins encoded in a region of the Planococcus shixiaomingii genome:
- the purF gene encoding amidophosphoribosyltransferase: MLTEIRSLNEECGVFGIWGHENATQISYYGLHALQHRGQEGAGIVATDGKALKALKGEGLVNEVFTQGKLGEMHGHAAIGHVRYATAGGSGIENVQPLLFNSTTGSLAISHNGNLVNATELKGHLERQGSIFQTTSDTEVLAHLIKRSGYETFEEKAKNALSLLKGAFACAILTEEAMYVALDPNGLRPFSLGRLGDAWVVASETCAFDIVGAEFVRSIEPGEFVIINKDGVRAERFAYPEERSICTMEYVYFSRPDSDIDGINVHSARKRLGIQLAKEFPIEADVVTGVPDSSISAAIGYSEASGIPYELGLIKNRYVGRTFIQPSQDLREQGVKMKLSPVRQVVKGKRVIMVDDSIVRGTTSRHIVNLLKEAGATEVHVVISSPPIKSPCFYGIDISTSGELIAANNTIEEMREIIGADSLSFLSVDGMVQNIGRTDPGSKCGHCLACFTGEYPTNIFPTTVLPHEKETVR; the protein is encoded by the coding sequence ATGCTTACTGAAATCAGAAGCTTAAATGAAGAATGTGGTGTCTTTGGAATTTGGGGTCATGAAAACGCGACGCAAATCTCGTATTATGGATTGCATGCGCTGCAGCACCGAGGCCAAGAAGGCGCCGGTATTGTAGCGACAGACGGCAAAGCTCTAAAGGCATTAAAAGGCGAAGGCCTTGTTAATGAAGTGTTCACACAGGGAAAGCTTGGAGAAATGCATGGACACGCAGCAATTGGGCACGTGCGCTACGCAACAGCAGGAGGCAGCGGCATTGAAAATGTCCAGCCACTGCTGTTCAACTCAACGACTGGCAGCTTGGCGATTTCGCATAACGGCAACTTGGTGAACGCGACGGAACTTAAAGGCCATCTTGAACGCCAAGGCAGCATTTTTCAAACAACTTCCGATACAGAAGTATTGGCTCACTTGATTAAACGCAGTGGTTATGAGACGTTTGAAGAAAAAGCGAAAAACGCTTTGTCGCTGTTGAAAGGCGCATTTGCTTGTGCCATTCTGACAGAAGAAGCGATGTACGTAGCGCTTGATCCGAACGGCTTGCGCCCATTTTCTCTTGGGCGTTTAGGGGATGCCTGGGTAGTGGCTTCTGAGACGTGCGCGTTTGATATTGTCGGGGCGGAATTTGTCCGTTCCATTGAACCGGGTGAATTTGTCATCATCAATAAAGACGGGGTACGGGCGGAACGCTTTGCGTATCCAGAAGAACGCTCAATCTGCACGATGGAATATGTCTATTTCTCCCGTCCGGATTCGGATATCGATGGAATCAACGTGCATTCGGCGCGCAAACGCCTCGGCATTCAACTGGCGAAAGAATTTCCGATTGAAGCGGACGTTGTAACCGGCGTTCCGGATTCAAGCATTTCAGCGGCTATCGGATATTCCGAAGCAAGCGGCATTCCATATGAACTTGGGTTAATCAAAAACCGCTACGTCGGCCGGACATTCATCCAGCCCTCACAAGATTTGCGTGAGCAAGGGGTTAAAATGAAATTGTCTCCGGTCCGCCAAGTGGTAAAAGGCAAGCGCGTTATCATGGTCGACGATTCCATTGTCCGCGGGACGACTTCACGGCATATTGTTAATTTGCTGAAAGAAGCCGGTGCGACAGAAGTGCATGTCGTCATTTCTTCTCCTCCCATTAAAAGCCCATGTTTCTATGGCATCGACATCAGTACATCCGGGGAATTAATTGCAGCTAATAATACAATAGAAGAAATGCGTGAAATCATCGGTGCTGATTCACTGTCGTTCTTATCAGTGGATGGCATGGTGCAAAATATCGGCAGAACCGATCCGGGTTCAAAATGCGGCCATTGTTTGGCTTGTTTTACCGGGGAATACCCAACGAATATTTTTCCGACTACGGTATTGCCACATGAAAAAGAAACAGTTCGATAG
- the purM gene encoding phosphoribosylformylglycinamidine cyclo-ligase, whose protein sequence is MSKAYEKAGVNIEAGYEAVKRMKSHVERTTRLGLMGTFGGFGGMFDLSTLGLKEPVLVSGTDGVGTKLKLAFMADQHDTIGIDCVAMCVNDIVAQGAEPLFFLDYIAVGKAVPEKIEQIVKGVADGCVQAGAALIGGETAEMPGLYEEDEYDIAGFAVGAAEKSKIVTGENIQTGDVLIGLASSGIHSNGYSLVRHIVFDDNDYTLNQAIEGYEGLGSLGEVLLTPTKIYAKAVAAISKETHIHGMAHVTGGGFIENIPRMMPAGLGAEIGLGSWPVLDVFKMLKEKGQLADRDLYSVFNMGIGFVLAVAPEDAEQVMATANSHGEHAYVIGRVSNTAGVQFTGEQDGSLHGN, encoded by the coding sequence GTGTCAAAAGCGTATGAAAAAGCAGGCGTCAATATCGAAGCGGGCTATGAAGCGGTCAAGCGCATGAAATCCCACGTAGAGCGGACTACGCGTCTTGGCTTGATGGGGACATTCGGGGGATTCGGCGGCATGTTCGATTTGTCGACGTTAGGCTTGAAAGAACCGGTTTTGGTGTCCGGAACGGACGGCGTCGGAACAAAACTAAAGCTTGCTTTCATGGCGGATCAGCACGATACGATCGGCATTGACTGCGTCGCGATGTGCGTCAATGATATCGTGGCGCAAGGCGCAGAACCGTTGTTTTTCCTTGATTACATTGCAGTAGGCAAAGCGGTGCCGGAAAAAATTGAACAAATCGTCAAAGGAGTCGCTGATGGCTGTGTGCAAGCTGGCGCGGCATTAATCGGCGGCGAAACGGCTGAAATGCCTGGCCTTTATGAAGAAGACGAATACGACATCGCCGGTTTTGCTGTCGGCGCTGCAGAAAAATCCAAAATCGTCACGGGCGAGAATATCCAAACGGGCGATGTGCTAATCGGTTTAGCATCAAGCGGCATCCATTCGAATGGCTATTCACTTGTCCGCCATATTGTTTTTGATGACAACGATTATACGCTTAATCAAGCGATTGAGGGCTATGAAGGATTGGGTTCTCTTGGCGAAGTGCTCTTAACACCCACGAAGATTTATGCCAAAGCGGTTGCTGCGATTTCCAAAGAAACACATATTCACGGAATGGCCCACGTAACAGGCGGCGGTTTTATCGAAAATATTCCGAGAATGATGCCTGCAGGATTAGGGGCAGAAATTGGGCTTGGCAGCTGGCCGGTGCTGGATGTCTTCAAAATGCTGAAAGAAAAAGGGCAGCTAGCTGATCGGGATCTTTATTCTGTTTTCAATATGGGAATCGGTTTTGTGTTGGCTGTTGCACCAGAAGACGCAGAACAAGTTATGGCAACTGCGAATTCCCATGGTGAGCATGCCTATGTCATTGGCCGCGTTTCTAACACTGCAGGAGTTCAATTTACAGGTGAACAGGATGGCAGCTTACATGGCAACTAA
- the purN gene encoding phosphoribosylglycinamide formyltransferase yields the protein MATKPKIAVFASGNGSNFQAIADAIQAGKLDAELVLAITDRPAALVVERARRLGIESFSFVPSQYDSKQLYEEMLKEKLFEHGVEWLVLAGYMRLIGPVLLDAFENRIINIHPSVLPAFPGKDAIGQTLAAGAEKAGVTVHYVDAGMDTGSIIAQQSFPIAGRKREAVEAEIHKIEHELYPATLQRLFKHSFI from the coding sequence ATGGCAACTAAACCGAAAATCGCCGTTTTCGCGTCAGGAAACGGCTCGAACTTTCAAGCGATTGCAGATGCCATACAAGCAGGTAAACTGGATGCGGAACTTGTGCTCGCTATAACAGACCGGCCGGCGGCTTTAGTAGTTGAACGGGCAAGGCGGCTTGGAATCGAGTCGTTTTCTTTTGTTCCGTCGCAATATGATTCGAAGCAGCTGTATGAAGAAATGCTTAAGGAAAAATTGTTCGAACATGGCGTGGAATGGCTGGTCCTTGCTGGGTATATGCGTTTAATTGGTCCAGTCTTGCTCGATGCGTTTGAAAACCGCATTATCAATATTCATCCTTCGGTATTGCCGGCATTTCCAGGAAAAGACGCCATTGGCCAGACTTTGGCAGCAGGGGCAGAAAAAGCCGGCGTCACCGTTCATTATGTCGATGCGGGAATGGATACCGGCTCTATTATTGCACAGCAATCTTTCCCGATTGCAGGGCGTAAAAGAGAAGCGGTAGAAGCGGAGATCCATAAGATCGAGCATGAACTTTATCCTGCGACGCTGCAGCGATTGTTTAAACATTCGTTTATTTAA
- the purH gene encoding bifunctional phosphoribosylaminoimidazolecarboxamide formyltransferase/IMP cyclohydrolase — translation MKKRALLSVSDKSGILDFAKELEKMGYEILSTGGTKRFLEDNGVVITAVDEVTKFPEILGGRVKTLHPLVHGGLLAKPDDAEHQREMAENGIAPIDIVCVNLYPFRETIVKPNVTVDDAIENIDIGGPTMLRSAAKNHAYVAVIVDAGDYEAVLVELREQNGTTAETRRRLAAKVFRHTAAYDSYISNYLTELTGEEYPDQLTITYELNQSLRYGENPHQKAAFYRSPLGSDFSMANADQLHGKELSYNNIQDANAALQIIKEFTLPAAVAVKHMNPCGVGTSETISAAFAKAYEADATSIFGGIVALNREVDADTAKQLAGIFLEIIIAPSFSQEALELLTQKKNIRLLTIPFERARTDRWNLVTVEGGLLVQQPDELGYEDAEIQVVTERHPTEAELAALKLGWSVVKHVKSNAIVVCNDEMTLGIGAGQMNRVGSAKIALEQAEERAQGAIMASDAFFPMSDTVEAAAQAGIKAIIQPGGSKKDQESIDKANEFGIAMVFTGIRHFKH, via the coding sequence GTGAAAAAACGAGCGTTACTCAGTGTATCGGACAAATCAGGGATATTGGATTTCGCAAAAGAACTTGAAAAAATGGGTTATGAAATTTTGTCGACAGGCGGTACGAAACGCTTTTTGGAAGACAATGGCGTTGTGATTACGGCCGTTGATGAAGTGACCAAATTCCCTGAAATACTAGGAGGACGTGTTAAAACGCTTCATCCATTGGTTCACGGCGGCTTGCTTGCTAAACCGGATGATGCAGAACATCAGCGGGAAATGGCTGAAAACGGCATAGCTCCGATCGACATCGTTTGCGTCAACTTGTATCCGTTCCGCGAAACAATTGTAAAACCCAATGTAACTGTAGATGATGCGATTGAAAACATTGATATCGGTGGTCCTACTATGCTTCGTTCGGCAGCGAAAAACCATGCTTATGTAGCGGTTATTGTCGATGCTGGTGACTATGAAGCGGTATTGGTCGAACTTCGCGAACAAAACGGCACGACTGCAGAAACACGGCGCCGCTTAGCTGCAAAAGTATTCCGCCATACGGCAGCTTATGACTCTTATATTTCCAACTATTTGACTGAATTAACAGGCGAAGAATACCCGGATCAACTGACCATTACATACGAATTAAACCAGTCGCTGCGCTACGGGGAGAACCCGCACCAAAAAGCGGCGTTTTACCGTAGTCCGCTTGGCTCTGATTTCTCGATGGCCAATGCGGACCAATTGCACGGCAAAGAATTGTCTTACAACAACATCCAAGACGCCAATGCGGCACTGCAAATTATTAAAGAATTCACGCTGCCTGCGGCTGTTGCGGTCAAGCACATGAACCCGTGTGGAGTAGGTACAAGTGAAACGATCAGCGCTGCTTTCGCTAAAGCTTATGAAGCCGATGCTACGTCGATTTTCGGCGGCATTGTTGCGCTGAACCGGGAAGTGGACGCAGATACTGCAAAACAATTGGCTGGAATTTTCTTGGAAATCATCATTGCGCCATCTTTTTCACAAGAAGCGCTTGAGCTGCTGACACAAAAGAAAAACATCCGATTGTTGACGATTCCGTTTGAGCGTGCACGCACAGACCGTTGGAATTTGGTAACAGTTGAAGGCGGCCTACTAGTCCAACAACCCGATGAGTTAGGTTATGAAGATGCAGAAATTCAAGTAGTAACAGAACGCCATCCGACTGAAGCAGAACTTGCCGCTTTAAAACTTGGCTGGAGCGTTGTCAAACACGTCAAATCAAATGCCATAGTGGTATGTAATGATGAAATGACACTGGGTATCGGTGCCGGCCAGATGAACCGTGTCGGTTCCGCGAAAATTGCCCTTGAGCAAGCAGAAGAGCGGGCACAAGGGGCGATTATGGCTTCTGATGCTTTCTTCCCAATGTCCGACACAGTAGAAGCTGCAGCGCAAGCAGGCATAAAAGCGATCATCCAGCCGGGCGGATCGAAAAAAGACCAAGAATCAATCGATAAAGCAAACGAATTTGGAATTGCCATGGTCTTTACAGGAATTCGCCATTTCAAACATTAA
- the purD gene encoding phosphoribosylamine--glycine ligase — translation MKVLVIGRGGREHAIVRQFSRSSAVEQVYAAPGNDGMKLDAELVAIDEMDFNALADFAEETNISFTFVGPEQPLAEGIVDFFNERGLRIFGPSKAAAQIEGSKAFAKELMKKYNIPTAAYETFTEAEAAIAYIRKIGAPIVVKADGLAAGKGVVVAMSQGEAIAAVNDMLEGAKFGSSSSRVVIEEFLAGEEFSFMSFVQDGKIYPMPISQDHKRAYDGDRGPNTGGMGSYSPVPQIPETVVDETFERIVKPTVDAMKQEGTPFNGILYAGIILTEEGPKVIEFNARFGDPETQVVLPRMTTDFAEFIAAVLDGGTYSLEWDERAILGVVVASEGYPNSVKKGYLLPDLSKMQGVEITHAGTKKDGNGFIGNGGRVLLVSARGTTVQEAQENVYKKLAQLSWNHFFYRSDIGWRAK, via the coding sequence ATGAAGGTATTGGTCATCGGAAGAGGCGGCAGGGAACATGCCATTGTACGCCAATTCTCCCGCTCTTCTGCTGTTGAGCAGGTCTACGCAGCTCCCGGCAATGATGGGATGAAGCTGGATGCAGAACTGGTCGCTATTGATGAAATGGATTTTAACGCTCTTGCAGATTTCGCTGAAGAAACTAACATCAGCTTTACGTTTGTCGGACCAGAACAGCCTTTAGCAGAAGGAATTGTTGATTTTTTCAATGAAAGAGGGTTGCGCATTTTCGGACCTTCTAAAGCTGCCGCGCAAATTGAAGGCAGCAAAGCGTTTGCAAAAGAGTTGATGAAGAAGTACAACATTCCAACGGCTGCTTACGAAACGTTTACAGAAGCGGAAGCCGCCATTGCGTATATTCGCAAAATCGGAGCACCGATTGTCGTAAAAGCAGATGGTTTGGCAGCTGGCAAAGGCGTTGTGGTGGCGATGTCGCAAGGGGAAGCGATTGCGGCTGTCAACGACATGCTAGAAGGCGCGAAATTTGGGAGTTCCAGTTCACGGGTCGTCATAGAAGAATTTTTGGCAGGCGAAGAGTTTTCGTTCATGTCGTTTGTCCAAGACGGGAAGATTTATCCGATGCCAATTTCGCAAGACCATAAGCGGGCATATGATGGAGATCGTGGACCGAATACGGGGGGCATGGGCTCTTATTCACCAGTGCCTCAAATTCCTGAAACAGTGGTTGATGAAACGTTTGAACGCATTGTCAAACCGACGGTCGACGCCATGAAACAAGAGGGCACGCCGTTTAACGGAATCTTATATGCAGGCATCATTTTGACTGAAGAAGGGCCGAAAGTGATTGAATTCAACGCCCGATTTGGGGATCCGGAAACTCAAGTTGTGCTTCCAAGGATGACCACTGATTTTGCGGAATTTATAGCGGCTGTTTTAGATGGCGGCACCTATTCCCTAGAATGGGACGAACGAGCCATTCTAGGCGTTGTTGTAGCAAGCGAAGGTTACCCTAACTCAGTGAAAAAAGGATATTTGCTGCCTGATTTGTCGAAAATGCAAGGTGTGGAAATCACCCATGCAGGGACCAAAAAAGACGGAAATGGATTTATAGGCAATGGTGGACGTGTCCTGCTTGTTTCAGCAAGAGGCACAACAGTGCAAGAAGCACAAGAAAACGTCTATAAGAAATTGGCGCAACTTTCATGGAATCACTTTTTCTACCGTTCTGATATCGGATGGAGAGCAAAATAA
- a CDS encoding GNAT family N-acetyltransferase, translating to MNWYEKLNQYFPVEEMKSQEHMETLLKEKGNVYYKDEGPYHVLMFAEFSNFSFVDYLFVSKESRGMGIGKKTLQMLKDKNKPIILEVEPVNYEDTDTEKRLRFYAREGFEHANSIGYCRRSVATGEENSMEILYWAPNGETEEDIYEAMKKTYKDIHSYKNEEHYGEAHEPVSKVLTLNEVDKEDVLEPFAIEVKN from the coding sequence ATGAATTGGTATGAAAAATTAAATCAGTATTTCCCAGTAGAAGAAATGAAATCACAAGAACACATGGAGACCTTGCTGAAAGAAAAAGGCAATGTTTATTATAAAGATGAGGGTCCTTATCATGTCTTGATGTTCGCGGAATTCTCGAACTTTTCTTTTGTCGATTACTTATTCGTTTCAAAAGAATCTCGCGGCATGGGCATTGGCAAAAAGACGCTTCAAATGCTGAAAGATAAAAACAAGCCGATCATTCTTGAAGTGGAACCGGTCAACTATGAAGATACTGATACAGAAAAACGTTTGCGCTTTTACGCACGAGAAGGATTTGAACACGCTAACTCAATCGGCTATTGCCGCCGCTCGGTAGCGACCGGCGAAGAAAATTCAATGGAAATCTTGTACTGGGCTCCAAACGGTGAAACCGAAGAAGACATTTATGAAGCGATGAAGAAAACATACAAAGACATCCATTCATATAAGAACGAAGAGCATTACGGTGAAGCACATGAGCCGGTATCTAAAGTTTTAACACTTAATGAAGTGGACAAAGAAGACGTATTAGAGCCATTTGCAATTGAAGTTAAAAACTGA
- a CDS encoding adenine deaminase C-terminal domain-containing protein, whose amino-acid sequence MNPLWKNTEIREQLKVITKEIAPDLVLTNAYYLHSIFKKWMTGNIWIKDDRIVYAGKEMPKIEPTTEIMNLTGKFVVPGYIEPHVHPYQLYNPQTFADYSAQRGTTAFLSDNLTLFLALENEKAFSLLDQLNKLPFSFYWWTRFDSQTELNEEDLLFTSKSVGEWLDRPDVLLGGELTGWPKLMDGDDQMLYWIQQAKMGLKKIEGHFPGASEKTLARMRLLGADGDHEAMTAEEVEMRLLHGYGVTLRHSSIRPDLPELLKGIIERDIGVFDKLMMTTDGSTPSFHLDGVMDLCIKIALEAGVPPIDAYLMASYNVARYYNVTSLHGVIATGRYANLNILDSLDNPVPSGVISKGIWLKRDGQKVKSLPKIDWSVLPDLSLDFELTEDDFQFSMPFGLEMANDVITKPYSVSVDTHDGNLSNDHEESFLMLLDKHGKWRVNTLIKGFAANVSGFASSYSNTGDIILIGKNRKDMWEAFNQLKQMQGGIVLVENGETVCTVPLPIGGSMSNLPMEQLIEQEIKLKEALKARGYTKGDAIYTLLFLQATHLPYIRVTQKGIYDVMNKKILFPAFMR is encoded by the coding sequence GTGAATCCGTTATGGAAAAACACAGAAATTAGGGAACAACTAAAAGTAATTACAAAAGAAATAGCTCCGGATCTTGTTTTAACAAATGCGTATTATTTGCATAGTATTTTCAAGAAATGGATGACCGGAAATATTTGGATCAAGGACGATCGCATTGTATATGCAGGAAAAGAAATGCCGAAAATTGAGCCTACTACTGAAATAATGAATTTGACTGGGAAATTTGTTGTTCCAGGTTATATTGAACCTCATGTGCATCCTTACCAATTGTATAATCCTCAAACTTTTGCAGATTATTCTGCTCAACGTGGAACGACTGCCTTCTTATCCGATAACTTAACTTTGTTTTTAGCGTTGGAAAACGAGAAAGCGTTTTCATTATTGGATCAGTTGAATAAATTGCCTTTTTCGTTTTATTGGTGGACGCGGTTTGATTCGCAAACAGAACTGAATGAGGAAGATCTTTTGTTTACATCAAAATCGGTTGGCGAGTGGCTGGACCGCCCTGATGTTTTGTTGGGGGGAGAACTGACCGGCTGGCCGAAATTGATGGATGGCGACGACCAGATGCTGTATTGGATCCAACAGGCGAAAATGGGATTGAAGAAAATTGAAGGGCATTTCCCAGGCGCATCTGAAAAGACGTTGGCTCGTATGAGACTGCTTGGTGCCGATGGGGATCATGAAGCAATGACTGCTGAAGAAGTGGAAATGCGCTTGCTTCATGGTTACGGAGTAACGCTGCGCCACTCGTCAATCCGCCCAGATTTGCCGGAACTCTTAAAAGGCATCATCGAACGGGATATTGGAGTCTTCGATAAACTCATGATGACGACCGATGGTTCAACGCCGTCATTCCATTTGGACGGCGTCATGGATCTATGCATCAAAATTGCGTTAGAAGCCGGGGTTCCGCCAATTGACGCATACTTGATGGCTTCTTATAATGTTGCGAGATATTACAATGTGACGAGCTTGCACGGCGTTATTGCGACTGGCCGGTATGCGAACTTGAATATCCTTGATTCTCTAGATAATCCAGTGCCTTCAGGAGTTATTTCCAAAGGCATATGGCTGAAAAGGGATGGGCAAAAAGTAAAATCTCTGCCGAAAATCGATTGGTCCGTTTTGCCGGACCTTAGCTTAGACTTTGAATTAACAGAAGACGATTTCCAGTTCTCGATGCCTTTCGGACTTGAAATGGCCAACGATGTTATTACGAAACCTTATTCTGTAAGCGTTGATACGCATGACGGCAATTTATCCAATGACCACGAAGAAAGCTTCCTCATGCTGCTTGATAAGCATGGCAAATGGCGCGTCAATACGCTCATTAAAGGTTTTGCTGCCAATGTCAGTGGATTTGCTTCTTCTTACAGCAATACGGGAGATATCATTTTGATCGGCAAAAACCGCAAAGACATGTGGGAGGCCTTTAATCAGCTGAAACAAATGCAAGGCGGGATTGTCCTTGTGGAAAATGGGGAAACCGTCTGCACCGTTCCGCTTCCGATTGGCGGTTCCATGTCGAATCTGCCGATGGAGCAATTGATTGAACAGGAAATCAAGCTAAAAGAAGCTTTAAAAGCACGTGGTTACACTAAAGGTGATGCGATTTATACACTCCTGTTTTTGCAGGCGACTCATTTGCCGTACATCCGTGTTACGCAAAAAGGCATTTACGATGTCATGAATAAAAAAATCCTCTTCCCAGCGTTTATGAGGTAA
- a CDS encoding DUF3048 domain-containing protein, whose translation MKKWVLVIGIVLLLAAGAAFYLFSNGEETTEEEQENPPVAEPQESKAPFSGIEGTVPFNKRPIMAVINNHPDARPQTGLTEADMVFEMLAEGSVTRFLALYQSEFPEEMGPIRSARDYFVELAAGYDAFFIAHGWSPDAKRLLEAGRVDHINGLFYDGTLFQRSTDRVAPHNSYITYENALKGMEEAQASTEYSVRSPYYFYDPGESDKLMEQASVIEVLYGTSPQFHNEFTFDEASGLYSRASGGTATTDKNSSEPVEVSNVLVFEAAHETIDAEDRKAIDITSGGKALIFQNGGVREAEWSNLEGMLVPTDNGKPVGLMPGKTWIHIVPTAPGISEWIRYSP comes from the coding sequence ATGAAAAAATGGGTATTGGTCATTGGAATCGTTTTGTTGCTTGCAGCAGGAGCCGCTTTTTACTTGTTTAGCAATGGCGAGGAAACAACTGAAGAGGAGCAGGAAAATCCGCCGGTTGCAGAACCGCAGGAGTCCAAAGCGCCTTTTAGCGGAATTGAAGGAACAGTTCCTTTTAACAAGCGGCCAATCATGGCCGTCATCAATAACCACCCGGACGCTAGGCCGCAAACCGGTTTAACGGAAGCGGACATGGTTTTTGAAATGCTGGCTGAAGGCAGCGTTACTCGCTTTTTGGCTTTGTATCAAAGTGAGTTTCCGGAAGAAATGGGGCCGATTCGAAGCGCCAGAGATTATTTTGTGGAGCTTGCTGCAGGCTACGATGCCTTTTTTATCGCTCATGGCTGGAGCCCTGACGCCAAGCGATTGCTTGAAGCAGGAAGGGTTGATCATATAAACGGCCTGTTTTACGATGGCACGTTGTTTCAACGCTCGACTGACCGAGTGGCTCCGCATAACAGTTACATTACTTATGAAAATGCCTTGAAAGGCATGGAAGAAGCGCAAGCATCTACCGAATATAGTGTCCGTTCGCCTTATTATTTCTATGACCCAGGGGAAAGTGATAAACTGATGGAACAGGCGTCCGTTATAGAAGTCTTGTACGGTACAAGTCCTCAATTTCATAATGAGTTTACATTCGATGAAGCAAGTGGGCTTTACAGCCGCGCTTCTGGTGGAACCGCTACAACGGATAAAAATTCCAGTGAGCCAGTGGAAGTCTCAAATGTCTTAGTATTTGAAGCTGCGCATGAAACGATTGATGCGGAAGACCGAAAAGCGATTGACATAACGAGCGGCGGCAAAGCGCTCATCTTCCAAAATGGAGGTGTCCGCGAAGCCGAGTGGAGCAACCTGGAAGGCATGCTTGTGCCGACGGACAACGGAAAACCTGTTGGGCTCATGCCGGGCAAGACATGGATCCATATCGTTCCAACTGCCCCCGGAATCAGTGAATGGATTCGTTATTCCCCTTAA
- a CDS encoding YerC/YecD family TrpR-related protein: MQVDKIRGPQTDQLIEAVLALKDKEEAYRFFDDLCTISEIQSLSQRLEVAHMLRMKKTYEKIKNETGASTATISRVRRCLNYGNDAYEEMLERLYPDEKPFQLPKD, translated from the coding sequence ATGCAAGTAGATAAAATACGGGGCCCTCAAACCGATCAATTGATCGAAGCGGTCTTGGCGTTAAAAGATAAGGAAGAGGCATATCGCTTCTTTGATGATTTATGCACCATCAGCGAAATCCAATCGCTGTCGCAGCGTCTGGAAGTTGCCCATATGTTGCGTATGAAAAAAACGTACGAAAAAATAAAAAATGAAACAGGAGCGAGCACTGCCACCATTTCCCGTGTTCGCCGCTGTTTGAACTATGGCAACGATGCCTATGAAGAAATGCTGGAGCGTTTGTATCCGGACGAAAAACCATTTCAACTTCCGAAAGACTGA